A portion of the Acidisarcina polymorpha genome contains these proteins:
- a CDS encoding carboxypeptidase-like regulatory domain-containing protein, which translates to MLGIHRFARNLPKILQKFVLTCSAGVLLLLALSAPRLYAQANAGITGTITDSSGAILAGATVTITNTGTGQKIQTTSSSAGTYAVTGLTPGVYSIAVEANGFKKQVQNSVRVEVSTTATIDISLSAGATSETVEVTSNAIALNTTQPQLGSTIEPTVVAALPNEVSGRGRQIDALQFLAPGITGSTFSHRIGGGVDFEQEIVYNGIPAPQPETEGYTTNFNPPYEMVQEFRVERSTFSAQFGLGQGALTYQMASGTNRYHGDLFEINRNSFFDSVGFFNGKSWGGTGQPPTDHENNYGFTVGGPVWIPKLYNGRDRTFFHYSQEWYKQPAKASRPTPSLPRQKRPVTLATLSTDPPEPSFPFTIRPPVSSFNITAS; encoded by the coding sequence ATGCTTGGAATACACCGTTTCGCTCGAAATTTGCCGAAAATCCTACAGAAATTCGTCCTGACCTGTTCCGCCGGAGTTCTGCTTCTGCTCGCCCTCTCCGCTCCCCGCCTCTACGCGCAAGCCAATGCCGGTATAACCGGCACGATCACCGATTCAAGCGGCGCGATCCTTGCCGGAGCCACCGTCACCATCACCAACACCGGCACCGGCCAAAAGATTCAAACCACCAGCAGCAGTGCCGGCACGTATGCCGTGACCGGCCTGACCCCGGGCGTCTACTCCATCGCCGTCGAGGCCAACGGTTTCAAGAAGCAGGTACAGAACTCCGTCCGGGTCGAGGTCAGCACCACCGCCACCATCGATATCAGCCTCTCCGCCGGCGCTACCTCCGAAACCGTCGAAGTTACCTCCAACGCCATCGCGCTGAATACTACCCAGCCACAACTCGGTTCCACCATCGAGCCGACCGTCGTCGCCGCCCTCCCCAACGAAGTCTCAGGCCGCGGCCGGCAAATCGATGCATTGCAGTTTCTCGCCCCCGGCATTACCGGCAGCACCTTCTCGCACCGCATCGGAGGCGGCGTCGACTTCGAACAGGAGATCGTCTACAACGGCATTCCCGCCCCCCAGCCCGAGACCGAAGGCTACACCACCAACTTCAATCCGCCTTACGAAATGGTTCAGGAGTTCCGCGTCGAACGCTCCACCTTCTCCGCTCAGTTCGGACTCGGTCAAGGCGCGCTCACCTACCAGATGGCCTCCGGGACCAATCGCTATCACGGCGACCTCTTCGAAATCAACCGCAACAGCTTCTTCGACTCCGTAGGCTTCTTCAATGGAAAATCCTGGGGCGGTACCGGGCAGCCACCTACCGATCACGAAAACAACTACGGCTTTACCGTTGGTGGCCCGGTCTGGATACCCAAACTTTACAACGGCCGCGACCGCACCTTCTTTCACTACAGCCAGGAATGGTACAAGCAACCAGCGAAAGCGTCGCGCCCAACACCGTCCCTACCGCGGCAGAAAAGACCGGTGACTTTAGCGACTTTGTCGACGGATCCACCGGAGCCCTCATTCCCATTTACGATCCGACCACCGGTCAGCAGTTTCAATATAACGGCAAGTTGA
- a CDS encoding SDR family oxidoreductase has translation MPDAEKSNPGKRTALVTGASRGLGAAIATELAAKGMQVAVNYFQSRAAAEDLCQRIRASGGSAEAFGADVRDEEEVATLVAATRAHFGEIDCLVLNATGPQPMLPIEQQTWQIYLDQLEFFVKSPLLLVQQVLPQMKKRGFGRIIQIGSEVVELGNPNFANYVAAKGAQLGQTRSWARELAPFGITVNLVAPGWIPTERHVDSSQQEMDQYIAGVPMRRMGTAEDVGRMVAYLASDEANFLTGQKFAVNGGNTLL, from the coding sequence ATGCCTGATGCAGAGAAGAGTAATCCAGGAAAACGAACGGCACTCGTGACCGGCGCCTCGCGTGGATTGGGCGCGGCAATTGCGACGGAACTTGCCGCAAAGGGAATGCAGGTAGCGGTCAACTATTTTCAGAGTCGAGCGGCCGCCGAGGACCTCTGCCAGAGGATTCGCGCATCGGGTGGAAGCGCCGAGGCATTCGGCGCGGATGTGCGCGATGAGGAGGAGGTAGCAACCCTGGTCGCGGCGACTCGCGCCCACTTTGGAGAAATCGATTGCCTGGTGCTCAACGCGACCGGGCCCCAGCCGATGCTTCCGATCGAACAGCAGACGTGGCAAATCTATCTCGATCAGCTTGAGTTTTTTGTGAAGTCGCCGCTGCTGCTGGTGCAACAGGTGCTACCACAGATGAAGAAGAGAGGCTTCGGGAGAATCATACAAATCGGGAGCGAGGTCGTGGAGCTCGGCAATCCGAACTTCGCGAACTATGTCGCGGCCAAAGGAGCGCAGCTGGGGCAGACGCGGTCATGGGCCCGAGAATTGGCGCCGTTTGGGATCACGGTGAACCTGGTGGCTCCCGGCTGGATTCCGACGGAGCGGCACGTCGATTCGAGCCAGCAAGAAATGGATCAATACATAGCCGGCGTCCCGATGCGGCGCATGGGAACCGCGGAGGATGTGGGCAGGATGGTCGCCTATCTCGCGAGCGACGAAGCAAATTTTCTTACTGGACAGAAGTTTGCCGTAAACGGCGGCAACACGCTGTTGTGA
- a CDS encoding LacI family DNA-binding transcriptional regulator translates to MKRERHPTLFDVARHAGVGTTTVSRVINGGSRVSPKTLEQVRRAIDELGFVPNLAARVLKGEQSKTIGLIVPSIADSFFASCAEAIQKVARSFGSLVVVTVTHNDPALEMENIQTLFRRADGLLIAPSDSNNPKLIGRLTRLSIPVVCFDRPLHDERIPAVLTDNYHSAKTATRHLLQHGYKRILCLGGEAAFHTMEERVRGYEAAMRDANRPTTIDISAHDPSSEEIAAMLARHLTGKAPPRAVFCLKNATTIHTYDALQRFGMHIPQQVALVGYDDFLLAATLRPSITVIQQPVEEIGRKAAKLLFERLAAKADHSSLLRAESHAKNVRLKSRLIVRASCGCREFNVDGLPVSQKLQGGALAATTEM, encoded by the coding sequence ATGAAACGCGAGCGGCACCCTACCCTGTTCGATGTCGCCCGCCACGCCGGCGTGGGTACAACGACGGTCTCGAGAGTGATCAATGGCGGCTCGCGGGTCAGCCCCAAGACGCTGGAACAGGTGCGGAGGGCGATCGACGAGCTGGGCTTCGTTCCCAACCTGGCGGCGCGGGTGCTTAAGGGGGAGCAGAGCAAAACCATCGGCTTGATCGTGCCGAGTATCGCGGATTCGTTCTTTGCCAGTTGTGCCGAGGCGATCCAAAAAGTGGCACGCAGCTTTGGGTCTCTGGTGGTGGTTACGGTCACTCATAACGATCCAGCTTTGGAGATGGAGAATATCCAGACGCTCTTTCGAAGGGCGGATGGGTTGCTTATCGCTCCGTCAGACTCGAACAATCCGAAGTTGATCGGGCGGTTGACGAGGCTTTCAATACCGGTGGTATGTTTCGACCGGCCGCTTCACGACGAGCGTATTCCTGCAGTCTTGACGGATAATTATCATTCCGCAAAAACTGCTACCCGGCACCTGCTGCAGCACGGGTACAAGCGTATCTTGTGCCTGGGGGGCGAAGCGGCGTTTCATACCATGGAGGAACGAGTACGCGGCTATGAAGCGGCGATGCGCGATGCGAATCGACCCACAACCATCGATATCTCTGCTCATGATCCGAGTTCGGAGGAGATCGCGGCGATGCTGGCGCGGCATCTCACCGGCAAGGCCCCTCCACGCGCGGTTTTTTGCCTGAAGAACGCGACTACGATTCATACCTATGACGCCTTACAACGATTCGGGATGCATATTCCGCAGCAAGTGGCGCTGGTTGGCTATGACGACTTTCTGCTTGCAGCGACGCTGCGGCCGTCGATTACGGTGATTCAACAGCCGGTAGAGGAGATAGGCCGGAAAGCGGCGAAACTTCTGTTTGAGAGGCTAGCTGCGAAAGCAGATCATTCTTCCTTGCTGCGCGCGGAGAGCCACGCAAAGAATGTCCGGCTGAAGAGCCGGCTCATCGTTCGGGCGTCGTGCGGGTGTCGGGAGTTCAACGTGGACGGGCTGCCGGTTTCGCAGAAGCTGCAAGGCGGGGCATTGGCCGCGACGACGGAGATGTAG